The Candidatus Hydrogenedens sp. genome includes a region encoding these proteins:
- a CDS encoding antibiotic biosynthesis monooxygenase: MFVVFVYVHVKPEFVEAFRIESEHNARESRKEAGVVRFDILQQMDDPTRFVLYEAYKDEDGAKAHKETAHYAKWRDAVAPMMAEPRYSVKYNFCLEI; the protein is encoded by the coding sequence ATGTTTGTCGTTTTCGTGTATGTGCATGTTAAACCTGAATTCGTAGAAGCGTTTCGTATAGAATCGGAACACAACGCCCGAGAAAGTCGAAAAGAAGCGGGTGTTGTTCGTTTTGATATACTTCAACAGATGGACGACCCGACCCGATTTGTTTTGTATGAAGCCTATAAAGATGAAGATGGAGCAAAAGCACATAAAGAAACGGCACATTACGCAAAATGGCGTGATGCGGTTGCACCGATGATGGCGGAACCGCGATATAGTGTAAAATATAACTTCTGTTTGGAAATATAA